GGAACTTGAGGCCCAAGGTTTTGACGTGGTAGGCATTGGCGAAGCTCCCTGGGAGCAGGTAAGCGCAGTAGTGGTCAGCGGTAGTGCCAACAACCTTGCCCAGATGGAGGATATCCACACCAAGGCTCCG
Above is a window of Clostridia bacterium DNA encoding:
- a CDS encoding YkuS family protein, which codes for MSRATGKPVVAVDEDLAPVRQELEAQGFDVVGIGEAPWEQVSAVVVSGSANNLAQMEDIHTKAPVIDARGKTAQEIARDLQELR